The following DNA comes from Enterocloster bolteae.
TACTGCCTGAAATACTGCCCCAAGAAGCAGGTGTTAAACATCGGATCCAGCCTGACCATCCAGGTGGACTTAGACTGGGACGTGCTTAAAAGCTGCATTCAGGAGGCCATTGCCCGCTGCGATACCATGCGCCTGCGCTTTACCCATGACAAGGAGGGCAGCATCTACCAGTATGTGGTGAAGGAGGAGACAAAGGAAATCGAACACTTTGACTTTACCGGCTGGAAGGAGGAGGACGCGGAGCAAAAGCTCAGGGAGTGGACAGAGGTTCCCTTTGAGCGGTACGATTCCCCCATGCACCATATTGTAATGATCAAAATGCCGGATGGGTACCAGGGGCTTTACATCTGCGTGGACCACATGACCATGGATGCCCAGTCCCTGATTCTGTTTTTCCGGGATGTGATTGAACTGTATGCCAGCAGGTTTTACGACGAGGTGGAACATCCAAAGGAAATGTCCTCCTATATCAGGCAGCTGGAAAAGGATTTGGCCTACGAGGCCGGAAGCAGGGCCTGTGAAAAAGACAGGCAGTTTTTCCAGGAACTGATTGCTTCCTCCGAACCCATTTTCACGGACATCTACGGTCCGAAGAAGCTGCTGGAGGAGAGAAAGGCTGCCCGCAACCCGAAGCTGAGGGCAGCCACCAACACATCTGATAATGTGGAGGCAAATATCACCAACTTCCATCTGGAAGGGGAGCCTTCCAGACGCCTGCTGGATTTTTGCGAGAAATACGGTATTTCCATGACCTGCCTTCTCTTAATGGGCCTTCGGACCTATCTCCAGAAGGAGAATGACCAGGACGACGTTTCCGTCACCACCACCATTTCCAGGCGGGCCACCCTGTCGGAGAAGCGCTGCGGCGGAAGCAGGATTCACTGTTTCCCCTTCAGGACCATTGTGTCCAGGGAGGATACCTTCATGGAGGGCCTGCTCAAAATAAGGGATGCCCAGAACCAGTATTTCCGCCATGCGGGTTACAGCCCGTCGGAGTATTTCAATTACAGGCATGATTATTATAAGCTTAAGGACGGGCAGACCTATGAGCCCTTAAGCCTTACCTATCAGCCCCTGGCCATGAAGTATGACGGTCCCGGCCTGGACAAGCTGGGCGATATCAAGTATAAGACTGCCCGTTATTCCAACGGTGTGGCTGCCCACACCCTGTATCTCACCGTGAGCCACAGGGCAGAGGACAATGGCCTGGACTTTGGTTTTGAGTACCAGACCGGCGTGGTGACGCCGGAGAAGCTGGAGTATATTTATTACTACCTGTGCAGAATCATATTCCGGGGTGTGGAAGACCCGGAGCGCCCGGTAGGGGAAATCATAGAGATGGTGTAAAACAGCAGAACAGCTGATGCGACGGATACAAAGACGGAATATAACAAAAAGAGAATATCAAGAAAGAGAATTAAAAAAGAGAATTAAAAAAGAAATAAAAAAGCAGGAGGATTACAAAGATATGTTTGAGGATTTAAAAGAGATCATCTGTGAGTATGTGGATGTGGCGCCGGAGACTATTAAGGAGGATTCCCGGTTCATTGAGGACCTGGGCTTCAATTCCTATGACTTCATGAGCATGGTGGGGGAGATTGAGGAGAAATTCGACGTGGAGGTAGAGGAACGGGAAGTGGTCAATGTAAAGACCGTGAAGGATGCAGTGGCTTATATCCAGTCCCTGCAGGCAGAGTAGGCCGAAAAGGCAGGAGGCAGATATGGCAGCAGAGACATTAAGGGATATAATACGGCACGGCGCAGAGGCTTATGGAGAGCAGACAGCATTCCGGTACAAGGTAAAGAAGGAAATCATTGACAAGACCTACAATGAGGTGAACCTGGATTCCATGGCTGTAAGCCGTGCCGTGGAGGCCCTTGGGATGAAAGGAAAGCATATTGCAGTCATAGGCACTACCAGCTACCAGTGGATTACCACCTATTTCGGAATCGTGAACAGCGGCAGCGTGGCAGTGCCCATCGACGCGCAGCTTCCCGCAGAAGCCGTGTGTGAGCTCTTAAACAGGGCGGATGTAGAAATGCTGGTGTACGATGAACTGCGCTCTGACGTGGCAGGCGTTGTGCGCGGGAAATGTCCGGGCATCAGGCACGTGGTATCCATGCAGGCCCGGGAGACGGTGGGGGATGTGCTCTCGCTGTCCCGGCTGATAGCCGGACATGCCGGTACATATGAGACAGAGCTTGCCGGCGGTCAGCTCTGCACCATACTCTTTACCTCAGGCACCACCGGAAAGAGCAAGGGAGTCATGCTGAGCCACAGGAACCTGACGGACAATGCGGTCTGCCTGGACATGAGGATACCTGCGGGAACCGTGTCCATGACCCTGCTGCCCATCAACCATGTTTACTGTCTGACCATGGATATCATAAAGGGGCTTTATATAGGAATGATTATCTGCATCAATGATTCCATTATGCATGTACAGCGCAATATGAAGCTGTTCAAGCCGGAAATTGTGCTGCTGGTGCCCCTTGTCATTGAGTCTATCTACGGAAAGTTAAAGGATGCCGGAAGCCTGATTCCCAAAAAGATGGTGGCAAAGGCCGCCTTTGGGGGCAGCCTGCGGATCATATGCAGCGGCGGGGCCTACCTGGATCCGGACTACGTAGACCGTTTCAGGGAATACGGAATTACCATCCTTCAGGGCTACGGCATGACGGAATGCTCGCCGGTTATCAGCACCAATCTGGAATGGGAGAATAAGAAGGGTTCTGTTGGAAAACTTCTTCCCAACTGTGAGGCCAGGGTGGTGGACGAAGAAATCTGGGTAAGGGGATCCAGCGTCATGCAGGGGTATTACAAGATGCCGGAGCAGACGGCCGAGACCCTGGAGGACGGATGGCTTAAGACCGGAGACTTAGGGTATGTGGATGAGGACAATTTCGTCTATATCACAGGCCGCCGCAAGAACCTGATTATCCTTGCCAACGGCGAGAATGTATCCCCGGAGGAGCTGGAGAACGAGCTGAGCCGCTCGGAACTGGTAAAGGAAATCCTGGTCCGGGAAAAGGATAAGATAATAGAGGCGGAAATTTTCCCGGATTACGAGTACGCGAAGAAAAAGCATATTAAGGATATCCAGGGAAAACTACAGGAACTGATTGACGGGTTTAACAAGGATATGCCGGTCTATAAGCGAATTTACAGCCTGATTGTCAGGGAGACGGAGTTTGAGAAGACGCCGTCAAAGAAAATTAAAAGATTTTAGAACCCTGCCGTACATTATAAGCGGATTAGGGGAAAGCAGATATATACTCTGTTTTCCTGCTAACCGCTTTTTTGCTGCCCGGAAAGGTAAAAAGATTACTATAAATAGTAAAAGCTGTCCATTCTAAACGTCATTTCCTGTCCTGTCCGGCATCCGCAAAGAAAATCCGGGCGAAAATCAGTCAAAATCATACGGTTTTCCATCAATTTATTTTATTCATACCGGAACTGAAAAAAGATATAATCTAAAACGTGTTCAGATGGAGGGAAGTTATGGACCAGGAATTTTTTTACCGGCTGCTCTCCTGCCAGGGAGTATCGGGCAGGGAAACAAATATCCAGAAAACAGCAGCAGCGTATATGGAAGGCTTTGCGGATGAGGTTAGGCGTGAGGTAAACGGCAATGTGACCGGCATACTGAATCCGGACAGCAGCTTTAAGATTTTGCTGGCAGGCCACATAGATGAGATTGGACTTATGGTCACGGACCATACAGAGGAAGGTTTTCTGCGGGCAGCCAGAGTGGGGGGAATTACCCCGCGGATGTATCTGGGACAGAAGGTGCGGATTGACACGGGAAAGGACCTGGTATACGGGGCAGTGGCAAGTTCCGGGGAATTGCAGAAAAAGGAAGAATTGTCTGATACAGACCTTGTTATCGACATCGGGGCCGGAAACCGGGAGGCGGCCAGAAGGCATGTGCCTGTGGGGTCCGGTGTGGTGTTTGATACGGATTGGAGGCCCCTGTTGGGGGAATGCATCACCTCCAGGGCCCTGGATGACCGCTCCGGCGCATTCATTGTCATGGAAGCCTTAAGACGGGCAAAGGAAAAGAAATGCAGAAACGGAGTCTATGCCGTGACAACGGTGGGAGAGGAAACCGGCTTTAGCGGCGGGGCCTGGGCCGGCGCCGGTATCAGGCCAAACATGGCCGTTGCGGTGGATGT
Coding sequences within:
- a CDS encoding condensation domain-containing protein, which produces MKTRKGYKVYPLTSAQKLHFYCLKYCPKKQVLNIGSSLTIQVDLDWDVLKSCIQEAIARCDTMRLRFTHDKEGSIYQYVVKEETKEIEHFDFTGWKEEDAEQKLREWTEVPFERYDSPMHHIVMIKMPDGYQGLYICVDHMTMDAQSLILFFRDVIELYASRFYDEVEHPKEMSSYIRQLEKDLAYEAGSRACEKDRQFFQELIASSEPIFTDIYGPKKLLEERKAARNPKLRAATNTSDNVEANITNFHLEGEPSRRLLDFCEKYGISMTCLLLMGLRTYLQKENDQDDVSVTTTISRRATLSEKRCGGSRIHCFPFRTIVSREDTFMEGLLKIRDAQNQYFRHAGYSPSEYFNYRHDYYKLKDGQTYEPLSLTYQPLAMKYDGPGLDKLGDIKYKTARYSNGVAAHTLYLTVSHRAEDNGLDFGFEYQTGVVTPEKLEYIYYYLCRIIFRGVEDPERPVGEIIEMV
- a CDS encoding M20/M25/M40 family metallo-hydrolase translates to MDQEFFYRLLSCQGVSGRETNIQKTAAAYMEGFADEVRREVNGNVTGILNPDSSFKILLAGHIDEIGLMVTDHTEEGFLRAARVGGITPRMYLGQKVRIDTGKDLVYGAVASSGELQKKEELSDTDLVIDIGAGNREAARRHVPVGSGVVFDTDWRPLLGECITSRALDDRSGAFIVMEALRRAKEKKCRNGVYAVTTVGEETGFSGGAWAGAGIRPNMAVAVDVTFASDGPGGDDGVRGRVALGGGPGICVGIMGHPVMNRILEQAAGRLDIRTQPVITPGRTFTDTDAIHISGHGVPAALVNLPLRYMHTPAEVCSLKDVRDCIELISEFVCMVDGQTDLRPC
- a CDS encoding AMP-dependent synthetase/ligase; the encoded protein is MAAETLRDIIRHGAEAYGEQTAFRYKVKKEIIDKTYNEVNLDSMAVSRAVEALGMKGKHIAVIGTTSYQWITTYFGIVNSGSVAVPIDAQLPAEAVCELLNRADVEMLVYDELRSDVAGVVRGKCPGIRHVVSMQARETVGDVLSLSRLIAGHAGTYETELAGGQLCTILFTSGTTGKSKGVMLSHRNLTDNAVCLDMRIPAGTVSMTLLPINHVYCLTMDIIKGLYIGMIICINDSIMHVQRNMKLFKPEIVLLVPLVIESIYGKLKDAGSLIPKKMVAKAAFGGSLRIICSGGAYLDPDYVDRFREYGITILQGYGMTECSPVISTNLEWENKKGSVGKLLPNCEARVVDEEIWVRGSSVMQGYYKMPEQTAETLEDGWLKTGDLGYVDEDNFVYITGRRKNLIILANGENVSPEELENELSRSELVKEILVREKDKIIEAEIFPDYEYAKKKHIKDIQGKLQELIDGFNKDMPVYKRIYSLIVRETEFEKTPSKKIKRF
- a CDS encoding acyl carrier protein, which gives rise to MFEDLKEIICEYVDVAPETIKEDSRFIEDLGFNSYDFMSMVGEIEEKFDVEVEEREVVNVKTVKDAVAYIQSLQAE